The Hypomesus transpacificus isolate Combined female chromosome 2, fHypTra1, whole genome shotgun sequence genome window below encodes:
- the LOC124476920 gene encoding uncharacterized protein LOC124476920 isoform X2, translating into MNWTMERLEQPAKSETATQPMESETEAQSIDPQPVDSETGAPSIDPQPVDSETGARSIDPQPVDSETGTRSIDPQPVDSETGTRSINPQPMLELLSTTREVDLESAPELTCPTKMVSDLSDVSIESNDREEGALDSSMDVEEVKVCNIMPRKLFIPPKKDRLEPLKMDMSKSVVMPLTSSQLSLECLECHIIFSDHKSRERHLKLSHPAQYEQCILGDAMFACYVCDRHFTNSTDLMTHQRAHTEKQPFKCPICGDAFSRSSELTLHKKIHIGQHGYTCSVCGKPCKTLTLLKYHSRTHTGERPYVCKDCGKRFSMTKALQKHQQTHSVEGSEGNEEIQTSSAKALQKKNGLSAVKYPCSICKATFKTDKTRMHHMKRKHPTEPLAGQQVKLGMPIITPAPMFFPHLEPLGPLQQVDNIDTEQIRKLIESLGNVQRVNQVVVLGQVPPHAQPLDLQRFQCIGEPLQLHLTPPQLELVELKETGSLELGLTVMPCEGTAITNTIQPVVLDEQMEHPSLSLTRADECAFPVEKAGPTIVEAEEVLTHRGEMRPEQLLEPAETGQRAEGHSADPNVSQSEGVELEQVQEQTVVLELTPLVPTLDMELPPTVQEGLMSESSLVPITELEQTSGQSLIGQCELMPVPTLTPTVELELTTSSLVQTVTFTQTSEHESNQGQGETAHTETSSGVEVISNLEIDSAKQKVDEVVQDSTEKHPLEDGEREKGLGMPDNAEEQGFHSKVNSIKHNVSQTSLPPPETKQLKTVSQLPINMSVQEFVKVRKRKQATLQHSLEAMQNVEKPVKRRKTKKARLVVKFGPKEKKEKKRKSKKPKPSRPVKLLQREVQTQHQNEMFVSTPTNEDKKVPSKQKLVKEKNDKQRKMISKSEIKSTNTVNNLQVQQMQVTSKKKKMKRNKDAIHEGSEQSTEHDTIISPKPPNKNTQTHLQEGQPKKTKDGKQPRKEKKRKLEEANLEKMSLLSLEIPDPKLAQQSLLLLKGHKQPQLKVYKLDASQASDEPPEPQSQSSPSKGNTLRQRRNGPGGKSLNMLSVGMQKKVGRPKKNQKGLSLLTSLFTTLPSDSQPTKPKKAPRKRSGTSKVETEGVISSSHSGRALECNDCGANFNEVSSLQGHKAAMHAVESPELTYTNGNIFEGVTGSNLGKAPNVSTKSIEIPVNPNPFGMHVASDWDVEAEVGETASSDKEGQGLSFPALNPSPSLALAEGDGCEDRNLQGHGDPPEHSTPSHSPPPIVSPGPLISDQAKPLVSGQSPPHLTSIETLDTSLHAEAGGHVAGEGVPESQSHVQESRKISLTPDYTSEHQAPVEDDIKEELLLEVDLVTVGEQNEREGQSLCQKSTTGQTVKGLSQSEVENTHEPLTHEDLNENVEIAETRPSTQSSSSSTEHPEIKQEEEEILVQRKEEEKKGVAPKNVARRRRRGSGRGRRTPRGRLDGDSQRRVRSDKDTDECQVVCEQPSLPVDSEMKDDVQIGAPQPCRVAASSVEPEIDSRPEPHRDIVPAASAPNVPSSLEESPEEQVVFELESVTTSVEEVLKSEEGLGIGVGEQDRNTVQSPGIILERFLTSRRREGEDEEQRSDSPSILHSFQTKPHSEPQLQQGIKSVLVKQEMTVSQNDPPDAVGQKQIRWSVEQVDIHSGPGLQPDMGERIQASSVDSSVRQCIFYPVKQEEREVLLEPSQSHPGVSSSGEQEDQFVKHQAMPTFGRLHDRSSGEEREGIDTAEGELDFEQQDTSELLEFLLNSSDDEDSVDMELCNPQPDSEALLMAGFQNQHGQHHPNETTTIKMSTCEPQAHSRSTTGSSCAQRDGERNSCGKPIDYFLRYLGWDTWADIANCTNKMSKLTNPVTAKEVCQFVGIHIAMGTLKFPSLQLYWQDFTKVPLIAEAMSASRFSQISCKLKLASPPIDNVRDIRYDEGASRAGNNSNTDMPRDTGRDEDRAQDTPTHLIAGPVTTGSDRSGQSHTSQMHDQSAKFTTCRNSIPSRNVQRCADQQNCCATKMDPLWRVRPILNRIQAGCEMLRREGDHGIDQYTIPLTARAVNHNDNQPSLNSTVLLGSSGMILHLDLSLDLSDKEGTVEKMVPRDGMVYLCKQELSTPAMLERLLESGVHSAGKVGGARGQIGDEFVSSDGKLMLRRSHHGFILSTVGKKQPYVASLVDNFEIAEKAAHLNKDLRELYRTPWSASAASRWPQVVLWYLTDVALVNSWLHYRQDRHPGPKPEALNLMAFRLEVSKALILSSGSDTQDSIPPQPPAQTVHTQGVLPNPGLMQVGPLPDAATRYDGSGHWPEQVGEGEESRCRFGGCERTSRVRCLKCCVFLCISRNHNCFLNFHSHGFF; encoded by the exons ATGAACTGGACCATGGAGAGGCTAGAACAACCAGCTAAGAGTGAGACAGCGACACAGCCAATGGAGAGCGAGACAGAAGCCCAATCTATAGACCCTCAACCAGTAGACAGTGAGACAGGGGCCCCATCTATAGACCCTCAACCAGTAGACAGTGAGACAGGGGCCCGATCTATAGACCCTCAACCAGtagacagtgagacagggacCAGATCTATAGACCCTCAACCAGtagacagtgagacagggacCAGATCTATAAACCCTCAACCAATGCTGGAGCTTTTATCTACCACTAGGGAGGTAGATTTGGAGAGCGCACCAGAGTTGACTTGTCCCACTAAGATGGTTTCTGATCTGTCCGATGTCTCTATAGAGTCTAATGATCGTGAAGAGGGGGCTCTAGATTCTTCTATGGATGTAGAGGAGGTGAAAGTGTGTAACATAATGCCTCGCAAACTATTCATCCCTCCCAAGAAGGACAGACTGGAGCCTCTGAAGATGGACATGTCTAAGTCCGTGGTGATGCCTCTAACAT CTTCCCAGCTCTCCTTGGAGTGCCTGGAGTGCCACATCATCTTCAGCGATCACAAGAGCAGGGAGCGCCACCTCAAGCTGAGTCACCCAGCGCAGTACGAGCAATGCATCCTGGGGGATGCCATGTTCGCCTGCTACGTCTGTGACCGTCACTTCACCAACTCCACTGACCTTATGACCCACCAGCGGGCCCACACCGAGAAGCAGCCGTTCAAGTGTCCCATCTGTGGCGACGCCTTCTCCAGATCCTCAGAGCTCACCCTCCATAAGAAAATCCACATAGGTCAGCATGGCTACACCTGCTCAGTCTGCGGAAAGCCCTGCAAGACTCTGACCCTGCTGAAATATcacagccgcacacacacaggggagaggcCGTATGTGTGCAAGGACTGTGGCAAGCGTTTTAGCATGACCAAGGCTCTCCAGAAACACCAGCAGACACACTCGGTGGAAGGGTCGGAAGGAAACGAGGAAATCCAGACTTCCTCTGCAAAGGCACTTCAGAAGAAAAATG GTTTGTCTGCAGTGAAATACCCCTGCTCAATATGCAAGGCCACCTTTAAGACCGACAAAACACGAATGCACCACATGAAACGCAAGCATCCGACTGAGCCATTGGCTGGACAACAGGTGAAACTGGGAATGCCTATTATAACCCCGGCCCCCATGTTCTTCCCACACTTGGAACCCCTTGGACCCCTTCAACAAGTAGACAACATAGACACTGAACAAATCCGCAAACTCATCGAGTCTTTGGGAAACGTACAGAGAGTCAACCAGGTGGTTGTACTGGGGCAGGTACCACCTCATGCCCAGCCTCTGGACCTGCAGCGGTTCCAGTGCATTGGAGAACCATTGCAACTACATCTTACTCCTCCACAGTTGGAGCTAGTGGAGTTGAAAGAGACTGGGTCATTAGAACTGGGATTGACGGTCATGCCTTGTGAGGGGACAGCGATAACGAATACAATACAGCCAGTCGTACTAGACGAACAAATGGAGCACCCGTCACTTTCACTCACACGGGCAGATGAATGCGCTTTCCCGGTGGAAAAAGCAGGGCCAACAATAGTTGAGGCTGAGGAGGTGctgacacacagaggggagatgAGGCCTGAGCAGCTTCTTGAACCGGCAGAGACCGGACAGAGAGCAGAAGGTCATTCTGCGGATCCAAACGTCTCTCAGAGTGAGGGGGTTGAACTGGAACAAGTCCAAGAGCAAACAGTCGTATTGGAACTCACGCCATTGGTACCGACTCTGGATATGGAACTGCCTCCAACCGTACAGGAAGGGCTAATGTCTGAATCCTCTCTGGTGCCAATCACTGAACTGGAGCAGACCTCTGGCCAATCTCTAATAGGTCAGTGTGAATTGATGCCTGTCCCAACTCTTACCCCAACGGTTGAGTTAGAGTTGACAACTTCCTCTTTGGTACAGACAGTGACATTTACTCAAACTTCAGAACATGAAAGTAATCAGGGACAAGGGGAAACCGCACATACAGAAACGAGTAGTGGAGTTGAAGTAATTTCCAATCTGGAAATTGACTCGGCTAAGCAGAAGGTGGACGAAGTTGTACAGGACTCCACTGAGAAACATCCAttggaagatggagagagggagaagggcctTGGCATGCCCGATAATGCAGAGGAACAGGGGTTTCATTCTAAAGTAAACAGCATAAAACATAATGTGTCACAGAcatctcttcctccaccagAGACTAAACAGCTTAAAACGGTTTCACAACTACCAATAAATATGTCAGTTCAAGAATTTGTAAAAGTACGGAAAAGAAAACAGGCTACGTTGCAGCATAGTTTGGAGGCAATGCAGAATGTTGAAAAACCTGTCAAACGgcgaaaaacaaaaaaagctcGATTAGTTGTCAAATTTGGCcccaaagagaaaaaagagaaaaagagaaagtccAAGAAGCCAAAACCTTCCAGGCCTGTCAAGCTGCTTCAGAGAGAAGTGCAAACACAACACCAAAATGAAATGTTTGTCTCAACGCCAACAAATGAAGACAAAAAAGTGCCTTCAAAACAAAAGTTggtgaaagaaaaaaatgacaaacaaaGGAAGATGATATCCAAATCTGAAATCAAATCCACCAATACGGTCAATAATTTGCAAGTGCAACAAATGCAAGTAACAtctaagaaaaagaaaatgaaaaggAATAAAGATGCAATTCACGAGGGTTCAGAGCAGTCAACTGAGCACGACACCATCATCTCGCCAAAGCcaccaaacaaaaacacacagacacatctacaGGAAGGCCAGCCTAAGAAAACAAAGGATGGCAAACAGCCcaggaaggagaaaaagagaaagctaGAAGAGGCTAATCTGGAAAAGATGAGCCTTCTCTCATTAGAGATACCAGACCCCAAATTAGCACAACAGTCCTTACTTTTACTTAAAGGCCATAAACAACCCCAGTTAAAAGTTTACAAATTAGATGCCTCGCAGGCCTCAGATGAACCTCCGGAGCCTCAGTCCCAATCCTCTCCGAGTAAAGGCAACACACTCCGACAGAGGAGGAACGGCCCAGGTGGTAAATCCCTTAACATGCTAAGTGTTGGAATGCAGAAAAAAGTGGGGAGGCCCAAGAAAAACCAGAAAGGACTTTCACTGTTGACGTCTCTCTTCACCACCTTGCCCTCTGACTCACAACCCACCAAGCCAAAGAAAGCTCCCAGAAAGCGCAGTGGCACCTCCAAGGTGGAGACCGAGGGAGTCATCTCCTCGTCTCATTCCGGCCGAGCCCTTGAGTGTAACGACTGTGGGGCAAATTTCAATgaggtctcctccctccagggaCACAAGGCAGCCATGCATGCTGTTGAAAGCCCCGAGCTGACTTACACCAACGGCAACATCTTTGAGGGCGTTACGGGTTCCAACCTAGGCAAGGCTCCAAACGTGAGTACAAAATCGATTGAAATTCCAGTGAATCCAAACCCATTTGGCATGCACGTCGCTTCAGACTGGGACGTGGAAGCAGAGGTGGGAGAAACAGCCTCAAGTGACAAAGAGGGGCAAGGGCTTTCTTTCCCAGCCCtgaacccctccccctcactggCTCTTGCTGAAGGTGATGGATGTGAAGACAGAAACCTTCAGGGCCATGGTGATCCTCCAGAGCACTCAACTCCatctcactctcctccaccGATTGTCTCCCCGGGTCCTCTCATATCTGACCAGGCAAAACCCCTCGTGTCGGGCcagtcccctcctcacctcacgtCCATAGAAACCCTCGACACCTCTCTCCACGCCGAGGCTGGCGGGCATGTGGCTGGGGAGGGTGTCCCAGAGAGTCAGAGCCATGTGCAGGAGAGCCGTAAGATTTCCCTAACTCCAGATTATACTTCTGAACACCAAGCTCCAGTAGAGGATGATATTAAGGAGGAGTTACTTTTGGAGGTGGATTTAGTCACTGTAGGGGAACAAAATGAAAGAGAAGGCCAGAGCTTGTGTCAAAAGAGTACCACAGGTCAGACTGTAAAAGGATTGAGTCAAAGCGAAGTAGAGAACACCCATGAACCCCTTACACATGAggatctgaatgaaaatgttgaGATAGCTGAAACGAGGCCAAGCACACAGTCGTCCTCCAGCTCCACAGAGCATCCAGAGATcaagcaagaggaggaggagatactCGTCCaaagaaaagaagaggagaagaagggagttGCTCCAAAGAATGTGGCTAGGCGCAGAAGGAGAGGATCCGGGCGTGGAAGGAGAACACCAAGGGGACGTTTAGACGGAGACAGCCAGAGACGGGTACGTTCAGACAAAGATACAGATGAATGTCAGGTTGTCTGTGAGCAGCCCTCGCTCCCTGTCGATTCAGAGATGAAAGATGACGTACAAATTGGTGCTCCGCAACCTTGTCGTGTGGCAGCTTCAAGTGTTGAGCCAGAGATCGATTCTAGACCGGAGCCCCACAGAGACATTGTTCCTGCTGCATCTGCACCAAACGTGCCGTCTTCCCTTGAGGAGTCACCGGAGGAGCAGGTCGTTTTTGAGCTGGAGTCGGTCACCACCAGTGTGGAGGAAGTGCTGAAGTCAGAGGAAGGTTTGGGAATTGGAGTGGGGGAGCAGGACAGAAACACTGTCCAGTCTCCAGGCATCATACTGGAGAGGTTCCTTACCTCGAGACGCAGAGAGGGGGAAGACGAGGAGCAGCGCTCTGATTCACCTTCTATATTGCACAGCTTTCAGACCAAACCACATTCAGAGCCACAGCTCCAACAGGGTATTAAGTCTGTTCTGGTGAAGCAGGAGATGACCGTTTCACAGAATGATCCTCCGGACGCAGTGGGGCAGAAGCAGATCAGATGGAGTGTGGAGCAGGTGGACATTCATAGCGGCCCAGGTTTAC agccagacatgGGTGAGCGGATCCAAGCCTCTTCTGTTGACTCCAGTGTCAGGCAGTGCATCTTCTACCCAgtgaagcaggaggagagagaagttcTTCTGGAGCCTTCTCAGAGTCACCCTGGGGTCTCCTCCTCAGGGGAGCAGGAAGATCAGTTTGTAAAACACCAGGCCATGCCAACCTTTGGTAGACTGC ATGACAGAAGCTCAGGAGAAGAGCGTGAAGGGATTGACACAGCAGAGG GTGAACTCGACTTTGAACAGCAGGACACTTCTGAGCTTCTAGAATTTCTCCTGAATAGTTCTGATGATGAAGATTCTGTTGATATGGAATTATGTAATCCACAACCTGACTCAGAAGCCCTGCTTATGGCGGGTTTTCAAAATCAACATGGACAACATCATCCAAATGAAACAACAACAATCAA AATGTCGACCTGTGAGCCTCAGGCTCATTCCAGATCCACAACTGGATCATCCTGCGcacaaagagatggagaaagaaataGCTGTGGAAAGCCCATCGATTACTTCCTCAGGTATCTCGGCTGGGATACCTGGGCAGATATTGCCAACTGTACAAATAAAATGTCCAAACTGACAAACCCAGTCACAGCCAAAGAAGTCTGTCAGTTTGTTGGTATCCACATTGCAATGGGCACTTTAAAG TTTCCCAGTTTACAACTCTACTGGCAGGACTTCACCAAGGTTCCACTGATTGCTGAGGCCATGTCGGCCTCCCGGTTTTCACAGATTTCCTGCAAGCTAAAGCTAGCATCTCCACCCATTGACAACGTTAGGGACATAAGATATGACGAAGGTGCAAGCCGAGCTGGTAACAATAGTAACACTGACATGCCTAGGGACACGGGAAGAGATGAGGACAGAGCCCAAGACACTCCAACTCATCTCATCGCTGGCCCAGTTACAACTGGGTCAGACAGGAGTGGCCAAAGTCATACAAGTCAAATGCATGACCAAAGTGCTAAGTTTACGACATGTAGAAACTCAATCCCTTCTAGAAATGTACAAAGGTGTGCAGATCAACAAAACTGCTGTGCGACGAAAATGGATCCCCTTTGGAGGGTCCGACCCATACTGAACCGCATCCAGGCAGGATGTGAGATGCTTAGGCGAGAGGGGGACCATGGAATTGACCAATATACCATTCCTTTGACAGCTAGGGCAGTCAACCACAATGACAACCAGCCCTCCCTGAACAGCACTGTCTTACTAGGATCCTCTGGTATGATCCTACATTTGGATCTAAGTTTGGATCTGTCTGACAAAGAGGGCACGGTTGAGAAAATGGTTCCCAGAGATGGGATGGTGTATCTCTGTAAGCAAGAGCTCTCAACCCCAGCCATGCTAGAGCGCCTCCTTGAGTCGGGTGTTCATAGTGCAGGCAAAGTGGGTGGAGCTCGGGGGCAGATTGGGGATGAGTTTGTCAGTTCAGATGGGAAATTGATGCTCCGCAGATCCCATCATGGCTTCATCCTGTCCACCGTAGGTAAGAAGCAGCCATATGTAGCATCTTTGGTCGACAATTTTGAAATAGCAGAAAAGGCTGCCCATCTTAACAAAGACTTGAGAGAACTTTACCGCACCCCGTGGTCAGCATCGGCCGCATCCCGCTGGCCCCAAGTAGTCCTTTGGTACCTTACAGATGTGGCTCTGGTCAACTCATGGCTGCATTACCGGCAGGACCGCCATCCTGGGCCGAAGCCGGAGGCTTTGAACCTCATGGCATTCCGGTTGGAGGTTTCCAAGGCCCTCATCCTATCCAGTGGCTCCGACACCCAGGACTCGATTCCTCCACAACCACCAGCTCAGACAGTGCATACCCAAGGTGTGCTTCCGAATCCTGGTCTGATGCAGGTAGGGCCTCTGCCAGATGCAGCCACCCGGTACGACGGTTCGGGCCACTGGCCTGAGCAGgttggggagggagaagagagcaggTGTCGCTTCGGAGGATGTGAGCGAACATCTCGGGTGCGGTGCCTcaagtgttgtgtgtttctctgtatctctcgCAACCACAACTGCTTCTTGAATTTCCACAGTCATGGGTTTTTCTGA